From a region of the Streptomyces caniferus genome:
- the def gene encoding peptide deformylase: MPVRHERPRPVDRRVRVQGRPVDAYPALPPEAERGSVRRVTVVGEEVLSRPCREVTEFGTPGLSELIDDMFLTMHVADGAGLAANQVGVDLRLFVYDCPDDQGIRHVGHLINPVLDLPDPAGRRLVDDFEGCLSVPGAAMEVPRTDHAVVRGFDKDGNSALIEGTGYFARCLQHETDHLVGRTYLDRLSKRDRKDALRQMEDRREDVFARRAIKAADVGR; encoded by the coding sequence ATGCCTGTTCGTCACGAGCGCCCCCGTCCCGTCGACCGGCGAGTCCGCGTGCAGGGCCGCCCCGTCGACGCATATCCGGCCCTGCCGCCGGAGGCGGAACGGGGCTCGGTCCGCAGAGTCACGGTGGTGGGCGAGGAGGTGCTGAGCCGCCCGTGCCGAGAGGTGACCGAGTTCGGAACTCCGGGGCTGTCGGAGCTGATCGACGACATGTTCCTGACCATGCACGTGGCCGACGGCGCCGGGCTGGCCGCCAACCAGGTGGGCGTCGACCTGCGGCTGTTCGTGTACGACTGCCCCGACGACCAGGGGATCCGGCATGTCGGCCACCTCATCAACCCGGTTCTGGATCTGCCCGATCCGGCCGGCCGCCGACTCGTCGACGACTTCGAGGGCTGTCTGTCCGTGCCCGGTGCCGCCATGGAGGTTCCACGCACCGATCACGCTGTCGTCCGCGGCTTCGACAAGGACGGCAACTCCGCCCTCATCGAGGGGACGGGCTACTTCGCCCGGTGTCTGCAGCACGAGACCGACCACCTCGTCGGCCGCACCTACCTCGACCGTCTCTCCAAGCGGGACCGCAAGGACGCTCTGCGGCAGATGGAGGACCGCCGGGAGGACGTCTTCGCGCGGCGCGCGATCAAGGCCGCCGACGTGGGCCGGTAA
- a CDS encoding acetate--CoA ligase family protein, producing MLGSTHGTLTTHSRPARVMACGEQPPHTVHGISEPHPGDGGQGAVAVDRDVSGRPLHAPVPDLERFFRPESVAVIGASDSEGRPNTGITRQLIAWSERVGARLHPVNPGRTEVFGRPCHATVADLPETVDLAVLLVGDPLPLIEQLGEAKVKFAVAFASGFAETGEQGAAAQDRLAEVVGRSGLRLLGPNTNLNAFEKFREDLDGPAIALITQSGHQGRPVFSLQELGIRLSHWAPTGNEADLETADFLSYFATRPEVGAIAAYVEGLKDGRSFLLAADRAARNKVPVVAVKVGRTETGARMALSHTGKLTGADGVVDAAMRQFGVIRVDGLDELQDTAALLARAKKPTAEGIAVYSISGGTGAHFSDLATAAGLRLPTLGDAKQAELHQWIPDYLNVANPIDNGGHPVGDWRGRKIIDALLADPSIGVLICPITGPFPPMSDKLAQDLVAAAEQTDKLVCVVWGSPVGTEDAYRGTLLGSSRVATFRTFANCITAVRAYLEHHRFVADYRSPFEDAPRILSPSARKARALMRPGQPLSEHAAKQLLRAYGIRVPREQLVTSAAAAVRAASLVGYPVVMKASGPQLAHKTELGLVKVQLTSASQVRDAYRELTDIARYEDIPLDGVLVCQMIERGVEMVVGITHDSLFGPTVTVGLGGVLVEVLQDVAVGIPPFGEDQARAMLDELRGRALLDGVRGAPPADVDALVEVVLRVQRMALELDGELAELDINPLVVLPRGEGAVALDALAICP from the coding sequence ATGCTTGGATCGACTCACGGCACCCTCACCACTCACTCCCGGCCGGCCCGCGTCATGGCCTGTGGGGAGCAACCACCACACACCGTGCACGGCATCAGTGAACCGCATCCCGGCGACGGCGGACAGGGCGCCGTGGCCGTCGACCGCGATGTCAGCGGGCGTCCGCTGCACGCTCCGGTGCCTGATCTGGAGCGGTTCTTCCGGCCCGAGTCCGTGGCCGTGATCGGCGCCTCGGACAGCGAGGGACGCCCCAATACGGGCATCACCCGCCAGCTGATCGCCTGGTCGGAGCGGGTCGGCGCCCGGCTCCACCCCGTCAACCCGGGGCGTACCGAGGTGTTCGGGCGGCCGTGCCACGCCACCGTCGCCGATCTGCCGGAGACCGTCGATCTCGCCGTCCTCCTCGTCGGCGATCCACTGCCGCTCATCGAGCAACTCGGCGAGGCCAAGGTGAAGTTCGCCGTGGCCTTCGCTTCCGGGTTCGCCGAGACCGGCGAGCAGGGCGCGGCCGCCCAGGACCGGCTGGCCGAGGTCGTCGGGCGCTCCGGCCTGCGGCTGCTCGGGCCGAACACCAACCTCAACGCCTTCGAGAAGTTCCGCGAGGACCTGGACGGTCCGGCCATCGCCCTGATCACGCAGTCGGGCCACCAGGGCCGCCCCGTCTTCAGCCTTCAGGAACTGGGCATCCGCCTCTCGCACTGGGCCCCCACCGGCAACGAGGCCGATCTGGAGACCGCCGACTTCCTCTCCTACTTCGCCACCCGACCCGAGGTCGGCGCCATCGCCGCATATGTGGAAGGCCTCAAGGACGGCCGCAGCTTTCTGCTGGCCGCCGACCGGGCCGCCCGCAACAAGGTGCCCGTCGTCGCCGTCAAGGTCGGACGCACCGAGACCGGCGCCCGGATGGCCCTCTCGCACACCGGCAAGCTCACCGGCGCCGACGGTGTCGTGGACGCGGCGATGCGGCAGTTCGGCGTGATCAGGGTGGACGGGCTCGACGAACTGCAGGACACCGCGGCCCTGCTGGCCCGTGCCAAGAAGCCCACCGCCGAGGGCATCGCCGTCTATTCGATCTCCGGCGGCACCGGCGCCCATTTCTCCGACCTGGCCACCGCGGCGGGACTGCGGCTGCCCACCCTCGGCGACGCCAAGCAGGCCGAGCTGCATCAGTGGATACCGGACTACCTCAACGTCGCCAATCCCATCGACAACGGCGGGCACCCGGTCGGCGACTGGCGTGGCCGCAAGATCATCGACGCCCTCCTGGCCGACCCGTCCATCGGCGTACTGATCTGCCCCATCACCGGCCCCTTCCCGCCCATGAGCGACAAGCTCGCCCAGGATCTGGTGGCGGCGGCGGAGCAGACGGACAAGCTGGTGTGTGTGGTGTGGGGCTCGCCGGTCGGCACCGAGGACGCCTACCGCGGCACCCTCCTCGGCTCCTCGCGGGTGGCGACCTTCCGCACCTTCGCCAACTGCATCACCGCCGTACGCGCCTATCTGGAGCACCACCGCTTCGTCGCCGACTACCGCTCCCCCTTCGAGGACGCCCCGCGCATCCTGTCCCCGTCCGCGCGCAAGGCGCGGGCGCTGATGCGTCCGGGCCAGCCGCTCAGTGAGCACGCGGCCAAGCAACTGCTGCGCGCCTACGGCATCCGGGTCCCGCGCGAACAGCTGGTGACCAGCGCCGCGGCGGCCGTACGGGCGGCGAGCCTGGTCGGCTACCCCGTGGTCATGAAGGCCTCCGGGCCACAGCTGGCGCACAAGACCGAGCTCGGCCTGGTCAAGGTCCAGCTGACCTCGGCCAGCCAGGTCAGGGACGCCTATCGGGAGCTCACCGACATCGCCCGCTACGAGGACATCCCGCTGGACGGTGTCCTGGTCTGCCAGATGATCGAACGGGGCGTCGAGATGGTCGTCGGCATCACCCACGACAGCCTCTTCGGACCGACCGTGACCGTCGGCCTCGGCGGGGTGCTCGTGGAGGTCCTGCAGGACGTCGCGGTGGGCATTCCGCCCTTCGGCGAGGACCAGGCGCGCGCGATGCTCGACGAGCTCCGCGGCCGCGCCCTCCTGGACGGTGTGCGCGGCGCGCCGCCCGCGGATGTCGATGCGCTGGTCGAGGTCGTGCTCAGGGTGCAGCGGATGGCGCTCGAACTCGACGGCGAACTTGCCGAGTTGGACATCAATCCGCTGGTGGTCCTGCCCCGTGGGGAGGGCGCCGTGGCCCTCGACGCACTGGCCATCTGCCCTTGA
- a CDS encoding enoyl-CoA hydratase/isomerase family protein, with protein sequence MTPSPSPGSVPPATGPAGPVEPAGPARPVDGTARVDPPGHADPVDSLIRHATDNGVSWITLNRPEAMNALTWEQRERLIRLLSEASSDPDVRAVVLTATGRGFCAGADLRGAPSSHERVAGDVARMIRDGAQRLITAVLDCEKPVVAAVNGTAAGLGAHLALACDLVLAAESARFIEVFVRRGLVPDGGGAYLLPRLIGPQRAKELMFFGDAVPAAEAARLGLVNRVVGDGELEKTAREWAERLAAGPTRALALTKQLVNASLDTDRSAAFAAEATAQELNMTTADAQEGVASFVERRTPAYRGR encoded by the coding sequence ATGACGCCCTCACCGTCCCCCGGTTCCGTTCCCCCCGCCACCGGCCCGGCCGGGCCCGTCGAGCCCGCCGGGCCCGCCCGGCCCGTCGACGGCACCGCCCGTGTCGATCCCCCCGGCCACGCGGACCCCGTCGATTCATTGATACGGCACGCCACTGACAACGGCGTCTCGTGGATCACCCTCAACCGGCCCGAGGCGATGAACGCCCTCACCTGGGAGCAGCGCGAACGCCTCATCCGCCTGCTCTCCGAGGCCTCGTCCGACCCGGACGTACGGGCCGTGGTCCTGACCGCGACCGGCAGGGGCTTCTGTGCGGGCGCCGATCTCCGCGGAGCACCGTCGTCGCACGAACGGGTCGCCGGCGATGTCGCCCGGATGATCCGCGACGGCGCCCAGCGGCTCATCACGGCGGTGCTGGACTGCGAGAAGCCGGTCGTCGCCGCCGTCAACGGCACCGCGGCCGGGCTCGGCGCCCATCTCGCGCTCGCCTGCGATCTCGTGCTGGCCGCCGAATCGGCCCGCTTCATCGAGGTGTTCGTGCGCCGCGGTCTGGTCCCGGACGGCGGCGGCGCCTACCTCCTGCCGCGGCTGATCGGCCCGCAGCGGGCCAAGGAGCTGATGTTCTTCGGCGACGCCGTACCTGCCGCCGAGGCGGCCCGGCTGGGACTCGTCAACCGCGTCGTCGGGGACGGCGAGCTGGAGAAGACGGCCCGGGAGTGGGCGGAGCGGCTGGCGGCGGGCCCGACCCGGGCGCTGGCCCTGACCAAACAGCTGGTCAACGCCTCGCTCGACACCGACCGGAGCGCGGCCTTCGCTGCCGAGGCCACCGCCCAGGAGCTCAACATGACGACGGCGGACGCGCAGGAGGGGGTCGCCTCCTTCGTGGAGCGACGCACACCTGCTTACCGGGGACGGTGA
- a CDS encoding RNA polymerase sigma factor, with translation MADATPSSASSAASPTFDEVFCGLLPRLYRRAVMLAGSRQSAEDVVHEAYLKLAARPQRFLAHPEPYAYAFTAVLNVARDAYRKDRRQVLVDGMDGVEEGGAGGVGAGAGAGAAPGGWDGGVERRQAEIEAVRLLGKLSHRQAGIVILVDLDGYTIDQAAKIMKVHRGTAARHRARALDRLRAYLVESEHGQAGR, from the coding sequence ATGGCCGATGCGACACCGTCGTCAGCTTCGTCTGCCGCGTCACCCACCTTCGACGAGGTCTTCTGCGGGCTGTTGCCCCGGCTCTACCGGAGGGCGGTGATGCTGGCCGGGTCGAGACAGTCCGCGGAGGATGTGGTGCACGAGGCGTACCTCAAGCTCGCCGCCCGTCCGCAGCGCTTCCTCGCCCATCCGGAGCCGTACGCCTACGCCTTCACCGCCGTCCTCAACGTCGCCCGGGACGCCTACCGCAAGGACCGGCGCCAGGTGTTGGTCGACGGGATGGACGGCGTGGAGGAAGGCGGTGCGGGCGGGGTGGGCGCCGGTGCGGGGGCAGGTGCCGCCCCCGGAGGCTGGGACGGCGGGGTGGAGCGGCGGCAGGCCGAGATCGAAGCGGTGCGGCTGCTGGGGAAGTTGTCGCACCGGCAGGCCGGCATCGTCATCCTCGTCGACCTCGACGGCTACACCATCGACCAGGCCGCGAAGATCATGAAGGTGCACCGTGGTACCGCCGCTCGCCATCGCGCCCGTGCGTTGGACCGGCTGCGGGCCTACCTCGTCGAATCGGAGCACGGGCAGGCCGGGAGGTGA
- a CDS encoding flavin reductase family protein, translating into MKGMMGHAAMAATAVRYLRSVGAPTTAAASAGPLPRPALRAVGDDERAPLDPAEFRAVLGHFASGVTVITSPGEPGPAGFACQSFASLSLDPPLVAFMVARTSTTWPRIARAGVFCVNILGAGQGELCRGFAVSGGDKFAGVRHTPAPATGSPRLAGAPAWTDCTVQAVHTGGDHLIVVGRVEALGTDPAAAESGPLLFHRGAFGHFHP; encoded by the coding sequence ATGAAGGGCATGATGGGACACGCTGCAATGGCGGCCACGGCCGTGCGCTACCTGCGTTCCGTCGGCGCGCCCACCACGGCCGCCGCTTCCGCAGGGCCCCTCCCACGACCGGCGCTGCGGGCCGTGGGAGACGACGAGCGCGCCCCGCTGGACCCGGCCGAATTCCGCGCGGTCCTGGGGCATTTCGCCAGCGGCGTCACGGTCATCACGTCCCCCGGGGAGCCGGGCCCGGCCGGTTTCGCCTGCCAGTCCTTCGCCTCACTCTCCCTCGACCCGCCGCTGGTGGCGTTCATGGTGGCCCGTACGTCGACGACCTGGCCGCGGATCGCCCGCGCCGGGGTGTTCTGCGTCAACATCCTGGGCGCGGGACAGGGCGAGCTCTGCCGGGGGTTCGCGGTCAGCGGCGGCGACAAGTTCGCCGGCGTCCGCCACACGCCGGCCCCGGCGACCGGTTCGCCACGGCTGGCGGGGGCCCCCGCCTGGACCGACTGCACGGTCCAGGCCGTGCACACCGGCGGCGACCATCTGATCGTGGTCGGCCGGGTCGAGGCCCTCGGCACGGATCCGGCCGCCGCCGAGAGCGGCCCGCTCCTCTTCCACCGGGGAGCCTTCGGGCACTTCCACCCCTGA
- a CDS encoding Zn-dependent alcohol dehydrogenase, protein MRGVIFDGEQPRVVDDLEVREPGPGEVLVGIRAAGLCHSDLSVVDGTIPFPVPVVLGHEGAGVVEAVGAGVGHVAPGDHVALSTLANCGACAECDRGRPTMCRKAIGMPQKPFRRGETELFSFASNSAFAERTVVKAVQAVKIAEEVPLTSAALIGCGVLTGVGAVLNRARVDRGDSVVVIGAGGIGLNVLQGARIAGASVIVAVDANPAKEAVARQFGATHFIDASAVGDGVKAVKEILPTGADHAFECVGSTRLIRQAIDLLDRHGQAVLLGVPPATAEASFRVSSMYLDKSILGCRYGSARPQRDIALYARLYREGRLLLDELVTKTYPVEDFAKAADDAHHGRVARAVLTFG, encoded by the coding sequence ATGAGGGGCGTCATCTTCGACGGCGAGCAGCCCCGGGTCGTGGACGATCTGGAGGTGCGCGAGCCGGGGCCGGGCGAGGTGCTGGTCGGCATCCGGGCCGCGGGGTTGTGCCACAGCGACCTGTCGGTGGTGGACGGGACCATTCCGTTTCCGGTGCCGGTGGTGCTGGGCCACGAGGGGGCGGGTGTGGTCGAGGCCGTGGGCGCGGGCGTCGGCCATGTGGCGCCCGGTGATCATGTCGCGCTGTCGACGCTGGCCAACTGCGGGGCGTGCGCGGAGTGCGACCGGGGGCGGCCGACGATGTGCCGGAAGGCGATCGGGATGCCCCAGAAGCCGTTCCGGCGGGGCGAGACCGAGCTGTTCAGCTTCGCGTCGAACTCGGCGTTCGCGGAGCGCACGGTGGTCAAGGCGGTGCAGGCGGTGAAGATCGCCGAGGAGGTTCCGCTGACATCGGCCGCGCTGATCGGGTGCGGGGTCCTCACCGGGGTCGGAGCGGTGCTCAACCGGGCGAGGGTGGACCGCGGGGACTCCGTCGTGGTGATCGGGGCCGGCGGGATCGGCCTCAATGTGCTCCAGGGGGCGCGGATCGCGGGGGCGTCGGTGATCGTGGCGGTGGACGCCAACCCCGCGAAGGAGGCGGTGGCGCGGCAGTTCGGGGCGACGCACTTCATCGACGCGTCGGCGGTGGGGGACGGCGTCAAGGCGGTGAAGGAGATCCTGCCGACCGGCGCCGACCATGCCTTCGAGTGCGTGGGCAGCACCCGGCTGATCCGGCAGGCCATCGATCTGCTGGACCGGCACGGGCAGGCGGTGCTGCTCGGTGTGCCGCCGGCCACCGCGGAGGCCTCGTTCCGGGTGTCGTCGATGTATCTGGACAAGTCGATCCTGGGCTGCCGTTACGGCTCGGCCCGCCCGCAGCGGGACATCGCGCTCTACGCCCGGCTCTACCGCGAAGGGCGGCTGCTGCTCGACGAGTTGGTGACGAAGACGTATCCGGTGGAGGACTTCGCGAAGGCGGCGGACGATGCGCACCATGGGCGAGTGGCGCGGGCGGTGCTGACCTTCGGCTAG
- a CDS encoding acyl-CoA dehydrogenase family protein, with protein sequence MDFGFGSGDEAFRAEAREWLAGHLVGGFAELAGCGGPGSEHEGVEGRRAWERELGGGGWIGLGWDCAEGAYGNRVASLTRQVVWAEEYARAGAPGRVGHIGENLLAPTLLAYGDEAQRRRFLPAIARGEELWCQGYSEPDAGSDLAALRTVAVRDGAGYRVSGQKIWTSLAGAADWCFVLARTDPAERRHRGLSFLLVPMDQPGRVEVRPIRQMSGTAEFNEVFFDGAVAGHVVGGEGAGWRVAMGLLARERGVSTLVQQIGFAAELGEVLGAAVRCGALRDPVVRDQLIRQWAELKVMRWNALRTLGAAGDAGAPSVAKLLWGGWHQRLGELAMRVRGAAAALGPVDWTAQAPYELDALQRLFLFTRADTLYGGSDEIQRNIIAERVLGLPRVERI encoded by the coding sequence GTGGATTTCGGGTTCGGGAGTGGGGACGAGGCGTTCCGGGCGGAGGCTCGTGAGTGGCTTGCGGGGCATCTCGTGGGCGGCTTCGCCGAGTTGGCGGGGTGCGGCGGGCCGGGGAGCGAGCACGAAGGGGTGGAGGGGCGGCGGGCGTGGGAGCGGGAGTTGGGGGGCGGTGGGTGGATCGGGCTCGGGTGGGACTGTGCGGAGGGGGCGTACGGGAACCGTGTGGCGAGCCTGACCCGGCAGGTCGTATGGGCCGAGGAGTATGCGCGGGCGGGGGCGCCGGGGCGGGTGGGGCACATCGGGGAGAACCTGCTGGCGCCGACGCTGCTCGCGTACGGGGACGAGGCGCAGCGGCGGAGGTTTCTGCCGGCCATCGCGCGGGGCGAGGAGCTGTGGTGCCAGGGGTACAGCGAGCCGGACGCGGGGTCGGATCTGGCGGCGCTGCGGACGGTGGCGGTGCGGGACGGGGCGGGCTATCGCGTCAGCGGGCAGAAGATCTGGACGTCGCTGGCCGGAGCGGCCGACTGGTGCTTCGTGCTGGCGCGGACGGATCCGGCCGAGCGGCGGCACCGCGGCCTGTCGTTCCTGCTGGTGCCGATGGATCAGCCGGGGCGCGTCGAGGTGCGGCCGATCCGGCAGATGTCGGGGACGGCGGAGTTCAACGAGGTGTTCTTCGACGGCGCGGTGGCCGGGCATGTGGTGGGCGGGGAGGGCGCGGGCTGGCGGGTGGCCATGGGGCTGCTCGCGCGGGAGCGCGGGGTGTCCACGCTCGTCCAGCAGATCGGGTTCGCGGCGGAGCTGGGGGAGGTCCTCGGGGCTGCGGTGCGCTGCGGTGCGCTGCGGGACCCGGTGGTGCGTGACCAACTCATCCGTCAGTGGGCCGAGTTGAAGGTCATGCGGTGGAACGCGCTGCGGACCCTGGGGGCGGCCGGGGACGCGGGCGCACCCAGCGTGGCGAAGCTGTTGTGGGGCGGCTGGCACCAGCGGCTCGGCGAGCTGGCGATGCGGGTGCGCGGGGCCGCCGCGGCGCTGGGCCCCGTCGACTGGACCGCGCAGGCGCCGTACGAACTCGACGCGCTGCAGCGGCTGTTCCTGTTCACCCGGGCCGACACCCTCTACGGCGGCTCGGACGAGATCCAGCGCAACATCATCGCCGAGCGGGTGCTCGGCCTGCCCAGAGTGGAGCGGATATGA
- a CDS encoding SDR family oxidoreductase, which yields MGNFLAGKVIAVTGAGRGIGRAVALACADQGAKVIVNDYGVSIEGGGPSSEVAESVVKEIEAAGGTAAAVADDVSTMAGGQRIVDTALAQYGRIDGVVCVAGILRERMLFNMSEEEWDPVVATHLKGTFTVFRAASAVMRRQGSGTLVGFTSGNHQGSVSQANYASAKGGIISLVRSAALGLHKYGVTANAVAPVARTRMSANVPMELTEIGEPEDVAAFVVYLLSDRAREVTGQVYTVAGPKIAVWAQPRELRSVYADGAGWTPERVAEVLPGSVGTDPMPMLGQVAAMAVAAGAKARPNV from the coding sequence ATGGGGAACTTCTTGGCCGGCAAAGTGATCGCCGTAACGGGGGCGGGCCGCGGCATCGGCCGGGCGGTGGCTCTCGCCTGTGCGGACCAGGGCGCCAAGGTGATCGTCAACGACTACGGGGTCTCCATCGAGGGCGGCGGGCCCAGCAGCGAGGTCGCCGAGTCCGTGGTGAAGGAGATCGAGGCGGCCGGCGGGACCGCGGCCGCGGTGGCCGACGACGTGTCCACCATGGCCGGCGGACAGCGGATCGTGGACACCGCGCTGGCGCAGTACGGGCGGATCGACGGCGTCGTGTGCGTGGCCGGGATCCTGCGGGAGCGGATGCTCTTCAACATGTCCGAGGAGGAGTGGGACCCGGTGGTCGCCACCCACCTGAAGGGGACGTTCACGGTCTTCCGGGCGGCGTCGGCCGTGATGCGCCGGCAGGGTTCGGGGACCCTGGTGGGCTTCACCAGCGGGAACCACCAGGGGTCGGTGTCCCAGGCCAACTACGCGTCCGCGAAGGGCGGGATCATCTCGCTGGTGCGGAGCGCCGCGCTCGGGCTGCACAAATACGGGGTGACGGCCAACGCGGTGGCGCCGGTGGCGCGGACGCGGATGTCGGCGAACGTGCCGATGGAGCTGACGGAGATCGGCGAGCCGGAGGACGTGGCGGCGTTCGTCGTCTATCTGCTGAGCGACCGGGCCCGCGAGGTCACCGGGCAGGTGTACACGGTGGCCGGACCGAAGATCGCCGTGTGGGCCCAGCCGAGGGAGCTGCGCTCCGTGTACGCCGACGGGGCCGGGTGGACGCCGGAGCGGGTGGCGGAGGTGCTGCCGGGGTCGGTGGGGACCGATCCGATGCCGATGCTGGGGCAGGTGGCGGCGATGGCGGTGGCTGCGGGGGCGAAGGCGCGGCCCAACGTGTAG
- a CDS encoding cyclase family protein: MPLPQEFHDIAKRVNNWGRWGADDEIGTLNLITEQVVREAAGCVRTGRRVPLALPLRQDGVQTGVIPGRVNPLHTMTAINQEIFGPGTVATTDDAVTMGLQAATHWDGLAHVSHSGRLYNNRPADSVTAHHGATRLGMEKATPIVSRGVLLDVARAHRTDRLPGGYAVTPEDLDAAEDLAGTKVRAGDIVLVRTGQLRHYLAGDRQAYAFPSPGLSLRTPEWFHARDVAAVANDTLTFEIFPPEIENLWMPVHALDLVEMGMLQGQNWNLEELSTACAEAGRWAFLLSAMAEPFVGGSGAPVAPVAIL; encoded by the coding sequence ATGCCCCTGCCGCAGGAGTTCCACGACATCGCCAAGCGCGTGAACAACTGGGGGCGCTGGGGGGCGGACGACGAGATCGGCACCCTCAACCTGATCACCGAGCAGGTCGTACGGGAGGCCGCCGGCTGCGTCCGCACCGGCCGCCGCGTCCCGCTCGCCCTCCCGCTCCGGCAGGACGGCGTGCAGACCGGAGTGATTCCCGGCCGGGTCAACCCGCTGCACACCATGACCGCCATCAACCAGGAGATCTTCGGCCCCGGCACGGTCGCGACCACCGACGACGCGGTCACGATGGGCCTCCAGGCCGCCACCCACTGGGACGGTCTCGCCCATGTCTCCCACTCCGGACGCCTCTACAACAACCGCCCCGCCGACTCGGTCACCGCGCACCACGGCGCCACCCGTCTCGGCATGGAGAAGGCCACCCCGATCGTCTCCCGCGGGGTCCTCCTGGACGTGGCCCGCGCACACCGCACCGACCGGCTGCCCGGCGGGTACGCCGTCACACCGGAAGACCTGGACGCCGCCGAGGACCTGGCCGGGACGAAGGTACGGGCCGGCGACATCGTCCTCGTACGGACCGGGCAGCTGCGGCACTACCTCGCCGGCGACCGGCAGGCCTACGCGTTCCCGTCACCCGGCCTGTCGCTGCGCACCCCGGAGTGGTTCCATGCGCGCGATGTCGCGGCGGTCGCCAACGACACCCTGACCTTCGAGATCTTCCCGCCGGAGATCGAGAACCTCTGGATGCCGGTCCATGCGCTCGACCTCGTCGAGATGGGCATGCTGCAGGGCCAGAACTGGAATCTGGAGGAACTGTCGACGGCCTGCGCGGAGGCGGGGCGCTGGGCGTTCCTGCTGTCCGCGATGGCGGAACCGTTCGTCGGGGGATCCGGAGCGCCGGTCGCGCCCGTGGCGATCCTCTGA
- a CDS encoding ATP-binding protein, translating to MQVLQVQLDVRPDPAEVGRARRWARSRLVGSGIGADEPLAETLILLISELVTNAVVHTGAAAELRMCFSGSGAVVGTVRVEVVDASARPPRQRHADGDDTNGRGLELVDGLADRWGWQQEGGGKRIWCEVDRGQPLLMATGSDLGAYESHHATPHAVTHQA from the coding sequence GTGCAGGTGCTTCAGGTTCAGTTGGACGTACGGCCCGACCCGGCGGAAGTGGGGCGGGCCCGGCGGTGGGCCAGGTCGCGGCTCGTGGGTTCCGGAATAGGGGCCGACGAACCACTCGCGGAGACACTGATCCTCTTGATCTCCGAGCTTGTCACCAACGCCGTGGTGCACACCGGCGCGGCGGCCGAGCTGCGGATGTGTTTCTCCGGATCGGGCGCCGTGGTCGGCACGGTCCGGGTCGAGGTGGTGGACGCCAGCGCCCGCCCGCCCCGTCAGCGGCACGCCGACGGGGACGACACCAACGGCCGCGGCCTGGAGCTGGTGGACGGCCTGGCCGACCGCTGGGGTTGGCAGCAGGAGGGCGGCGGCAAGCGGATCTGGTGCGAGGTGGACCGCGGCCAGCCCCTGCTGATGGCGACCGGGTCCGATCTGGGGGCCTACGAGTCCCATCACGCGACGCCGCACGCCGTGACGCATCAGGCGTGA